One window of Gloeothece citriformis PCC 7424 genomic DNA carries:
- a CDS encoding RNA-guided endonuclease InsQ/TnpB family protein — MLTCNYQFKLKPARQQVKEIENYLTACRKVWNYALAERKDWSNSRKSDTNKCSLEKEYIIPADAPYPSYKLQTASLTEARKVCTDLKDINAQVLQQVLRQLDRAFAQMKSLNKGFPRFKNKYRMRSFVFPQFKTNPIANNYIKLPSIGLVKMKLSRPIPEGFVLKQARVIRKASGYFINLCFQADVNVPNPFPHGNPLGIDIGLDYFAVTSNNELIKRPRFFNKLHRKLRLLQRRLKNKKKGSNNRHKLNRKIARLHQTLSDTRKDFHYKLAHRLCDGNGMIFVEDIDFRAWGRNMLCKHNLDASFGQFFEILSHVCWKRDVYFAKVDKNYTSQICPNCGVHTGKKELSERLYTCPECGFSCNRDFAASLVIRNRGLVAVGQPVNENACGDGLTGLDSNIKLVKNL, encoded by the coding sequence ATGCTTACTTGTAATTATCAGTTTAAGCTAAAACCAGCTAGACAACAAGTTAAAGAGATTGAAAATTATCTTACAGCTTGTCGTAAAGTTTGGAATTATGCTTTAGCTGAGAGAAAAGATTGGAGCAACTCACGCAAAAGTGATACTAATAAGTGTTCTTTAGAAAAAGAATATATCATTCCTGCTGACGCTCCTTATCCTTCTTATAAATTACAAACAGCATCTTTGACTGAAGCTAGAAAAGTCTGTACTGATTTAAAAGATATAAACGCCCAAGTGCTTCAGCAAGTGCTACGTCAACTAGACAGAGCTTTTGCCCAAATGAAATCTTTAAATAAAGGATTTCCTCGTTTTAAGAATAAATATAGAATGAGGTCGTTTGTATTCCCTCAGTTTAAAACTAATCCGATTGCTAATAACTACATTAAGTTACCTAGTATTGGATTAGTCAAGATGAAATTATCAAGACCAATACCAGAGGGATTTGTTCTTAAACAAGCTAGAGTAATTAGGAAAGCTTCAGGATATTTTATTAACCTTTGTTTTCAGGCAGATGTTAATGTTCCTAATCCTTTTCCTCATGGTAATCCGTTAGGTATCGATATAGGTTTAGATTATTTTGCTGTTACTTCTAATAATGAACTGATTAAAAGACCCAGATTCTTTAATAAACTTCACCGCAAGCTGCGATTGCTGCAAAGAAGATTAAAGAACAAGAAAAAAGGGTCTAATAATCGTCATAAGTTAAATAGAAAGATAGCCAGATTACATCAGACCTTATCAGACACAAGAAAAGACTTTCACTACAAATTAGCTCATCGACTTTGCGATGGAAATGGGATGATATTTGTAGAAGATATTGATTTTAGAGCTTGGGGAAGGAATATGCTTTGTAAGCATAATCTAGATGCCAGTTTTGGTCAATTCTTTGAAATATTGTCTCATGTTTGTTGGAAAAGAGATGTTTATTTTGCCAAAGTAGATAAGAATTACACTTCACAGATTTGTCCTAATTGTGGAGTTCATACAGGCAAAAAAGAATTAAGTGAAAGACTTTATACTTGCCCTGAATGTGGGTTTAGTTGTAATCGTGATTTTGCAGCTAGTTTAGTAATAAGAAATCGTGGTTTAGTA
- a CDS encoding peptide ligase PGM1-related protein, translated as MEIKINDRPDKIERFRELQNQLRQRWQQADILEQDDNDILVIPSFSIDQRVGQKVAGFLHYEERLLFSLIRLRNPKTRLIYVTAQPLSRMVIDYYLQLLPGIPFSHARDRLLLLSTYDNSFIPLTQKILDRPRLVERIRRALRPGKSFIVCFNSTYLEEELSLQLNVPLFAASPELLYWGSKSGSREIFAHCHIPHPDGSPLVHRVEDLVKEISQLWERQPDLQRMVIKLNEGFSGEGNAILELNPIQNIAPNKVSSSERMIGIEKHLTHLKFQSKDETWSSFSSRIPELGAIAEAFIEGENKRSPSVQGFISPTGEVKIISTHDQILGGIDQQIYQGCRFPADSNYRLQLQELGLKVGETLAKKGAMERFGVDFIAVCQDNGQWDIQAIEINLRKGGTTHPFMTLKLLTNGMYDDQTGLFYSQPDREKYYIASDNLQKPQYKGLLPDDLMDIIATYRLHFDSSTKTGTVFHLMGALSEFGKLGLTCIGNSWEEAEAIYQQVESVLDEETQPCLDSCPINLTSSIPISWL; from the coding sequence ATGGAAATAAAAATTAATGATCGACCGGACAAAATAGAAAGATTTCGGGAACTTCAAAACCAGTTAAGACAGCGTTGGCAACAGGCGGATATATTAGAGCAAGATGATAATGATATTTTAGTCATCCCCTCTTTTAGTATCGATCAACGGGTAGGACAAAAAGTCGCCGGCTTTCTCCATTACGAAGAACGTCTATTATTTTCTTTGATTCGGCTGCGAAACCCTAAAACTCGTCTAATTTATGTGACAGCCCAACCCTTGTCAAGAATGGTGATTGATTACTATTTACAATTATTGCCCGGAATTCCTTTTTCTCATGCCCGCGATCGTCTGTTACTTTTAAGCACTTATGATAACTCTTTTATCCCCCTAACTCAAAAAATATTAGATCGTCCTCGTCTAGTAGAACGTATTCGTCGGGCTTTACGTCCGGGTAAATCTTTTATTGTTTGTTTTAATTCTACTTATTTAGAAGAGGAATTATCGTTACAGTTAAATGTTCCTTTATTTGCTGCCTCTCCTGAATTATTATATTGGGGATCTAAAAGTGGCAGTCGAGAAATTTTTGCCCATTGTCATATCCCTCATCCTGATGGGAGTCCATTAGTTCATCGGGTTGAAGATTTAGTTAAAGAAATTTCTCAACTTTGGGAACGTCAACCCGATCTTCAAAGAATGGTGATTAAACTTAATGAAGGATTTTCTGGGGAAGGTAACGCGATTTTAGAGTTAAACCCAATTCAAAATATAGCCCCCAATAAAGTCAGTTCATCTGAAAGAATGATAGGGATAGAAAAACATTTAACCCATTTAAAATTTCAATCAAAAGATGAAACTTGGTCAAGTTTTTCCAGTCGGATTCCTGAATTGGGGGCAATTGCAGAAGCCTTTATAGAAGGGGAAAATAAACGCTCTCCCAGTGTTCAAGGATTTATTTCTCCTACCGGAGAGGTAAAAATTATTTCTACTCACGATCAAATTTTAGGCGGAATTGACCAACAAATTTATCAAGGGTGTCGGTTTCCGGCTGATAGTAACTATCGTTTACAATTACAAGAATTAGGATTAAAAGTCGGAGAAACCTTAGCCAAAAAAGGAGCTATGGAACGGTTTGGAGTTGATTTTATTGCCGTTTGTCAAGATAATGGTCAATGGGATATTCAAGCCATAGAAATTAATTTACGCAAGGGAGGAACGACCCATCCTTTTATGACTTTAAAATTATTGACAAATGGGATGTATGATGATCAAACAGGACTGTTTTACTCTCAACCCGATCGAGAAAAATATTATATTGCTTCAGATAATTTGCAAAAACCCCAATATAAAGGATTACTTCCGGATGATTTAATGGATATTATTGCGACTTATCGCTTACATTTTGACAGCAGTACCAAAACCGGCACAGTGTTTCATTTAATGGGAGCTTTATCAGAATTTGGCAAATTGGGATTAACCTGTATTGGCAATTCTTGGGAAGAAGCAGAAGCCATTTATCAGCAAGTTGAGTCAGTTTTAGATGAAGAAACTCAACCTTGTTTAGACTCTTGTCCTATTAATTTAACCTCTAGTATTCCTATTAGTTGGCTCTAA
- a CDS encoding YqhA family protein, translating to MLNLKKIEQIFEFIVWNFRIFTLIPVIFGLLSALNFFILGTLEVVYGMRLNLLFNYQFKSDEVIEVVSHIIGGIDYYLIGIVLLIFSFGVYEIFISKLDIRLKSEISHVLVTNSLEELKGKIIQVIIVALIVSLFKQVLTLEIEKSIDLVYVSGAILLIALSSYLMYAQSHLTEKKKDEDSQELKENQS from the coding sequence ATGTTAAATTTAAAAAAAATCGAGCAAATTTTTGAATTTATTGTCTGGAATTTTCGGATATTTACTCTCATTCCCGTTATTTTTGGTTTATTAAGTGCTTTAAATTTTTTTATTTTAGGAACATTAGAGGTTGTTTATGGAATGAGACTTAATCTTTTGTTTAATTATCAATTTAAGAGTGATGAGGTGATTGAAGTTGTCTCTCATATTATTGGAGGAATTGATTATTATTTAATTGGAATTGTTTTATTGATTTTTAGTTTTGGGGTTTATGAAATTTTTATTTCTAAACTAGATATTAGATTAAAAAGTGAAATTAGTCATGTCTTAGTAACTAATTCTCTTGAAGAATTAAAAGGGAAAATAATCCAAGTTATTATTGTCGCTTTGATCGTCAGTTTATTTAAGCAAGTTCTAACTTTAGAAATTGAAAAATCTATTGATCTTGTCTATGTTTCTGGTGCTATTTTATTAATTGCTCTCAGTAGCTATTTAATGTATGCGCAAAGCCATCTGACTGAAAAAAAGAAAGATGAAGATTCCCAAGAGTTGAAAGAGAATCAAAGCTAA
- a CDS encoding DUF2795 domain-containing protein, translated as MAKVNLGQLTKTLAKVDYPINKQNLIRYAEYKGLDERFLRSFKQLPSKQYLTLDRVIQAILRLAKRTVTQVNPVQLDKFLAQINYPISKRDLLKTAEYKGVDERILRRVKQLPRQIYQTPEQIRHAVFEIENN; from the coding sequence ATGGCTAAAGTTAATTTAGGACAATTAACCAAAACCCTAGCAAAAGTTGATTATCCAATCAATAAACAGAATTTAATTAGATATGCAGAATATAAAGGGTTGGATGAAAGATTTTTACGCTCATTTAAACAGTTACCCTCAAAGCAATATCTAACCTTAGATAGAGTGATTCAAGCTATTTTAAGATTAGCTAAAAGAACGGTCACTCAAGTTAATCCGGTTCAACTGGACAAATTTTTAGCCCAAATTAACTATCCCATCAGTAAACGAGATTTACTCAAAACAGCCGAGTATAAAGGAGTGGATGAAAGAATTCTCCGACGGGTTAAACAGTTGCCACGCCAAATTTATCAAACTCCTGAACAAATTCGTCATGCTGTTTTTGAAATCGAAAATAATTAA
- a CDS encoding ABC transporter permease, which yields MANSNLTNLKTSSWFNQLSLSSWTIGVSIIAILVCTPIIIVASSIFADTRDLWQHLASTVLKDYILNSLWLMLGVGAGVLLIGVGTAWLVTLCQFPGASLFEWSLLLPLSAPAYLLAYTYTDMLDFFGPVQTWLRQIFGWSSVDDYWFPNVRSLWGAIIMLILVLYPYVYLLARVAFLEQSVCTIEASRSLGCNPWRSFFTVALPLARPAIMAGLALALMETLNDFGTVQYFGVNAFTTGIYNTWFGMGARVAAAQLAAFLMLFIFALIIVERWSRRQAKYYQISNRQHSLQKYQLKGVRSLLAILSCFIPLALGFLAPAIYLADMTIRNAEVTLNDNFYSLAKHSLILALISGALAMILSLIMAYGQRLNGNLAMVSAVRLTSMGYAIPGIVIAVGVLIPMGQLDNSIDNWMNSTFGVSSNLLLSGTIIGLIFAYLVRFLAVALGAVESSLNKIKPSLDDASRSLGYGATSTLINIHLPLMSGGMLTAAMLVFVDVMKELPATLVLRPFNFDTLAVRVYQYASDERLVEAAAPALAIVLVGMIPVIFLSVRIARSRSYSQV from the coding sequence ATGGCCAATTCTAACTTGACAAACCTGAAAACTTCTAGCTGGTTCAACCAACTCTCTCTCTCTAGTTGGACAATAGGGGTTAGTATAATTGCTATTTTGGTCTGTACACCTATCATCATCGTGGCGAGTAGTATTTTTGCCGATACTCGTGACCTTTGGCAACATTTAGCCTCTACAGTTCTTAAAGATTATATTCTCAATTCCTTATGGTTAATGTTGGGGGTAGGTGCGGGAGTTTTGCTGATAGGGGTAGGGACAGCTTGGTTAGTAACTTTATGTCAATTTCCGGGGGCTAGTCTATTTGAATGGTCTTTATTACTTCCCTTATCTGCTCCTGCCTATCTCCTAGCTTACACCTATACTGATATGTTAGACTTTTTCGGCCCTGTACAAACTTGGCTGAGACAGATTTTCGGTTGGAGTAGTGTGGACGATTATTGGTTTCCCAATGTGCGATCGCTTTGGGGAGCTATAATTATGTTAATTCTGGTTTTGTATCCTTACGTTTATCTATTAGCCAGAGTTGCCTTTTTAGAACAATCCGTCTGTACTATAGAAGCGAGTCGTTCTCTGGGATGTAACCCTTGGCGGAGTTTTTTTACCGTCGCTTTACCCTTGGCGCGTCCGGCAATTATGGCCGGGTTAGCTTTAGCATTAATGGAAACCCTCAATGATTTTGGCACAGTTCAATATTTTGGGGTGAATGCCTTTACCACAGGAATTTATAATACTTGGTTTGGCATGGGAGCAAGAGTAGCGGCGGCACAGTTAGCGGCTTTTTTAATGTTATTTATTTTTGCTCTGATTATAGTAGAGCGTTGGTCACGTCGCCAAGCTAAATATTATCAAATTAGTAACCGTCAACATTCATTACAAAAATATCAATTAAAAGGAGTTCGGAGTCTTTTAGCGATATTAAGCTGTTTTATTCCCTTGGCTTTAGGATTTCTTGCTCCTGCCATATATTTAGCCGATATGACTATCCGCAATGCAGAAGTTACCCTCAATGACAACTTTTATAGTCTCGCCAAACATAGTTTAATTCTAGCTTTAATTAGTGGAGCATTAGCCATGATACTGTCATTAATCATGGCCTATGGACAACGGTTAAATGGGAATTTGGCTATGGTTTCGGCGGTGCGGCTGACTTCAATGGGTTATGCCATTCCAGGCATCGTGATTGCGGTTGGGGTGTTAATTCCGATGGGTCAGTTAGATAATAGTATAGATAATTGGATGAATTCTACTTTCGGGGTTTCTAGTAATTTACTGTTGAGTGGGACAATTATCGGCTTAATTTTTGCTTATTTGGTGCGATTTTTAGCCGTAGCTTTAGGGGCAGTAGAATCAAGTTTAAATAAAATTAAACCGAGTTTAGATGATGCCTCTCGAAGTTTGGGATATGGAGCAACTAGCACGTTAATTAATATCCATCTTCCGTTGATGTCGGGAGGAATGTTAACCGCAGCGATGTTAGTTTTTGTAGATGTAATGAAGGAATTACCCGCAACTTTAGTCTTACGTCCGTTTAATTTTGATACTCTTGCAGTGCGAGTCTATCAATATGCCTCTGATGAAAGGTTAGTCGAAGCAGCAGCGCCCGCATTAGCTATTGTCTTAGTGGGGATGATTCCTGTAATCTTTTTAAGCGTGAGAATTGCTCGTTCTCGGTCTTATTCTCAAGTTTAA
- a CDS encoding helix-turn-helix domain-containing protein has protein sequence MKTMNLLNLPQPEIGKLIRNLRQEMNLTQEQFAMMVGVVFTTVNRWEKGHANPSPMAIKMISMKLQQLGEKGEKLIEKYAAVASEIR, from the coding sequence ATGAAAACTATGAATTTACTCAATTTACCACAGCCTGAAATCGGAAAATTAATTCGGAATTTACGTCAAGAAATGAACTTGACTCAAGAACAATTCGCTATGATGGTAGGGGTAGTTTTTACTACTGTTAATCGTTGGGAAAAAGGACACGCTAATCCCTCTCCGATGGCTATTAAAATGATTTCCATGAAATTACAACAATTAGGAGAAAAGGGAGAAAAATTAATCGAAAAATATGCTGCTGTAGCCAGCGAAATTAGATAA
- a CDS encoding pentapeptide repeat-containing protein yields the protein MDVQEILWQYGQGNRDFSRLDLQNINIIQAELMEANLSRTALDWANLSGTNLNRANLNRADLMHAKLISAQLIEADLIGADLSDADLSWVNLEGAKLTYANLSNANLKQAILTNVDFKSANLSGANLVGVKLNGANLSRADLSKANLSGIDLTGANLSRVDLSRANLNGADLSGANLYKADLSRSNLRNGDLQGAILQGSNLHKANLKGANLSGAQLKESNLNLANLSEMSLQAGRLSSQIDLSSASLVGANLSAAILKNANLGYALLHQTYLIEVNLKGANLIDVSLMGADLRGTKFRNSSLCRINFTETIMPDGSVHP from the coding sequence ATGGATGTTCAGGAGATCCTCTGGCAATATGGACAGGGAAATAGAGATTTCAGCCGGCTAGATTTACAAAATATCAATATTATTCAAGCTGAACTAATGGAAGCCAATTTAAGTCGGACGGCACTAGATTGGGCTAATTTAAGCGGGACTAATTTAAATAGAGCTAATTTAAATCGGGCTGATTTAATGCACGCTAAATTAATTAGTGCCCAATTAATAGAAGCAGATTTAATCGGGGCTGATCTCAGTGATGCGGATCTCAGTTGGGTTAACCTAGAAGGAGCTAAATTAACCTATGCTAATCTGAGTAATGCTAATCTAAAACAAGCTATTTTAACGAATGTAGATTTTAAAAGTGCTAACCTGAGTGGGGCTAATTTAGTCGGGGTGAAGCTGAATGGGGCTAATTTAAGTCGGGCTGATTTAAGTAAAGCTAATCTGAGTGGAATTGATTTAACGGGGGCTAATTTAAGTCGAGTTGATCTAAGTCGGGCTAATTTAAATGGGGCTGATTTAAGTGGGGCTAATTTGTATAAAGCCGATTTAAGTCGCAGTAATCTCCGCAATGGAGATTTACAAGGCGCTATTTTACAAGGCTCTAATTTACATAAAGCGAATTTAAAAGGAGCGAATCTCAGTGGGGCACAATTAAAAGAAAGTAATTTAAATCTAGCTAATTTATCAGAAATGAGTCTCCAAGCCGGTAGATTATCGAGTCAAATTGATCTAAGTTCTGCTAGTTTAGTCGGAGCTAATTTGAGTGCAGCTATTCTGAAAAATGCTAACCTCGGTTATGCACTATTACATCAAACCTATTTAATAGAAGTTAATTTAAAGGGGGCTAATCTGATTGATGTTTCTTTAATGGGGGCGGATTTGAGAGGGACTAAATTTCGCAATAGTAGCCTTTGTCGCATTAATTTTACAGAAACCATTATGCCCGATGGTAGTGTTCATCCTTAA
- the leuD gene encoding 3-isopropylmalate dehydratase small subunit — translation MSQVTQISGRGIPLIGNDIDTDRIIPARFLRCVTFDGLGEQVFADDRTQMNGEHPFDLPQYQGANLLVVNANFGCGSSREHAPQAIMRWGIQGIIGESFAEIFFGNCIANGIPCVTATPETIKQIQSLLQNNPQLSITLDLEAMEVRCGEFNFSVTMGEGSRQMLIGGSWDSCGQLIQNIETVKETATKLPYLAWENSLTA, via the coding sequence ATGAGTCAAGTTACCCAAATATCAGGACGAGGTATCCCCCTCATCGGCAATGACATCGATACCGATCGCATAATTCCCGCGCGGTTTTTACGCTGCGTCACCTTTGATGGGTTAGGGGAACAGGTTTTTGCGGATGATCGCACCCAGATGAACGGAGAACACCCCTTTGATTTGCCCCAATATCAGGGAGCTAATCTATTAGTCGTTAATGCTAATTTTGGCTGTGGATCGTCGAGAGAACACGCACCACAAGCGATTATGCGATGGGGAATACAAGGGATTATTGGTGAAAGTTTTGCAGAAATTTTCTTTGGTAATTGTATTGCTAATGGAATTCCCTGCGTCACCGCTACACCAGAAACCATCAAACAAATTCAATCTCTACTGCAAAATAACCCCCAACTCTCTATCACTTTAGATTTAGAAGCAATGGAAGTACGATGTGGAGAGTTTAATTTTTCTGTCACAATGGGAGAAGGATCGAGACAGATGTTAATCGGGGGATCTTGGGATAGCTGTGGACAGTTAATTCAAAATATTGAGACGGTTAAGGAGACTGCGACTAAGTTACCCTATCTAGCTTGGGAAAATTCTCTAACTGCTTAA